In Aedes albopictus strain Foshan chromosome 3, AalbF5, whole genome shotgun sequence, the following are encoded in one genomic region:
- the LOC115256875 gene encoding uncharacterized protein K02A2.6-like, giving the protein MKDQIEVVANFSAELFVSDDRPVSVEKFYVVDEVRALLGFNTAIRYSVLDIGLNVPVHRNQRQTFQSEGYCAQAVSIAEDFPKFNIPPVTLRYNTAMPPARNVYTHIPSAFKELTKQKLKYLLTNGIIEEVTMDMDRSFCSSLLVVPKGKDDIRIVIDLRGPNRCIYRTPFKMPTLESILMELHGAKWFSTIDLQNAFFHIELDEGSRHLTNFFAGDGLYRYRRLPFGLTNAPDIFQEVLQTVVLAGCEGQVNYLDDIMVFGNTKKEHDENLAQVMKCLANHNVKINESKCAFGKQTVDFLGFVVSDQGWKIEDEKIAALKNFRHPESIAEVKSFLGLVNFVEKFIPNRADKTIRLRALAKADRYYWNQELNDEFEFLKHSAWKTITTLGYFNREDRTELFVDASPYGLGAVLVQFDSDSKPRVITCASKALSATEQKYPQTQKEALAMVWAVERFSTYLMSISFTIRTDAESNEFIFGGLHRIGKRAVTRAESWALRLQPYNFSVKRIPGELNVADALSRLVKQTQPEGSFDEEADDNHLLYFIDAGAMEISWDEIEEQSERDSELKNVRTSIETGCWEAGLRRYESQSKELSICGSSVFKNDKIVLPNSLRQKAIQSAHQGHLGIGSTKRILREHFWWPGMTSEVEFFIKHCETCLLLSRKNPPIPLTNRELPRGPWEILQIDFFTDKEFGFGEFLVIVDTYSRYLSVIEMKKIDADTTIKALNEVFAEWGYPLVMQSDNGPPFQSDKFVRTWENKGIKIRKSLPLSPQSNGAVERQNEGIKRALAASKLDGINWKLALNKYVHVHNKVRPLTRLGVTPFELLVGWKFRGTFPGLWKTDFADELDREDIKEKDAFSKLQSKKNADLKRKARDSDLTVGDKVVLSQIKRNKSDPSFNPEKFTIVAREGAKIVVQSNRGVIYTRNVGDAKKVLADPIEQDQETLGSSQNSNVIDDDSLQPRRDETAPSNTRTMFEGYEQLPDFDPAQDDIADTSRKSETVLPYKANDEEKDHETSAPLRPRRDRRMPNRLKDMILYNIYD; this is encoded by the exons ATGAAAGATCAGATTGAAGTTGTTGCCAATTTCTCTGCAGAATTGTTCGTCTCGGACGATAGACCGGTATCTGTGGAAAAGTTTTATGTCGTTGATGAAGTGAGAGCGCTCTTGGGCTTCAACACAGCTATAAGATACTCCGTCCTCGATATTGGTCTGAACGTGCCAGTACACCGGAACCAAAGGCAGACATTTCAGTCTGAGGGGTATTGCGCTCAAGCTGTATCGATTgcagaagattttccaaaatttaataTTCCTCCGGTGACATTGAGGTACAACACTGCTATGCCTCCGGCAAGGAATGTATACACGCACATTCCATCGGCATTCAAAGAGCTCACAAAGCAGAAGCTTAAATACCTTCTAACGAACGGTATTATCGAGGAAGTCACCATGGATATGGATCGTTCGTTCTGCTCCTCGCTTTTGGTGGTACCAAAAGGGAAGGACGACATTCGGATTGTCATTGACTTACGAGGACCCAATAGATGCATTTATCGAACGCCTTTTAAAATGCCTACGTTAGAGTCTATACTGATGGAGCTCCATGGTGCGAAGTGGTTTTCCACCATAGATTTACAGAACGCATTTTTCCATATCGAATTGGACGAAGGATCCCGCCATTTAACAAATTTTTTCGCGGGAGATGGACTTTATCGTTACCGCAGGCTACCGTTTGGATTGACGAACGCCCCAGATATATTTCAAGAAGTGTTGCAAACGGTGGTACTGGCTGGATGCGAGGGACAGGTGAATTATTTGGACGACATAATGGTTTTTGGCAATACGAAAAAAGAACATGATGAAAATTTAGCTCAAGTAATGAAGTGCTTAGCGAACCACAACGTCAAAATAAATGAGTCAAAGTGCGCCTTTGGGAAGCAAACTGTTGATTTTCTTGGGTTCGTCGTATCTGACCAAGGCTGGAAGATTGAAGATGAAAAAATCGCAGCCCTAAAGAACTTTAGACATCCGGAATCGATAGCTGAGGTGAAAAGCTTTCTGGGATTGGtgaattttgtggaaaaatttATTCCGAACAGAGCGGACAAAACCATTAGACTCCGCGCATTGGCAAAGGCTGACAGATATTACTGGAATCAAGAGTTGAACGATGAGTTCGAGTTCTTGAAGCATTCTGCGTGGAAAACTATTACAACTCTCGGATATTTCAATAGAGAAGACCGCACGGAATTATTTGTGGATGCATCTCCATACGGCCTGGGCGCAGTGCTGGTCCAATTCGACAGTGACTCCAAACCAAGAGTGATTACCTGTGCATCTAAAGCCCTATCTGCTACAGAACAAAAATACCCACAGACGCAAAAAGAGGCTTTGGCCATGGTCTGGGCAGTTGAAAGGTTTTCAACGTATCTCATGAGTATATCTTTTACGATAAGAACGGATGCTGAATCCAACGAGTTTATCTTTGGAGGCCTACATCGGATTGGAAAACGGGCGGTTACAAGGGCAGAATCATGGGCATTACGTCTGCAGCCATATAACTTCAGCGTCAAGAGGATCCCGGGAGAACTAAATGTAGCAGATGCTTTGTCTAGGCTGGTCAAACAGACTCAGCCTGAAGGTTCATTTGATGAGGAGGCAGATGACAACCATTTACTCTACTTTATTGATGCCGGTGCTATGGAAATCTCGTGGGATGAGATTGAGGAACAATCGGAGAGAGATtctgaattgaaaaatgtgagaACATCAATTGAGACTGGCTGCTGGGAAGCTGGCTTGCGCAGATACGAATCCCAATCGAAAGAATTGAGTATTTGTGGGAGCTCAGTCTTCAAAAACGACAAGATTGTCCTGCCAAATTCGTTGAGGCAAAAGGCTATTCAATCGGCTCATCAGGGTCATTTGGGAATCGGTTCTACCAAAAGAATCCTTCGAGAACATTTCTGGTGGCCAGGAATGACGTCGGAAGTGGAATTCTTCATCAAGCACTGTGAGACATGCCTTCTACTGTCGAGAAAGAATCCACCCATTCCTTTAACCAACCGAGAGCTCCCTCGGGGTCCCTGGGAGATATTGCAAATCGATTTCTTCACTGACAAGGAATTTGGGTTTGGCGAGTTCCTGGTTATTGTAGACACGTACTCGCGTTACTTGAGTGTCATAGAGATGAAGAAAATAGATGCGGATACGACTATTAAAGCCCTGAATGAGGTTTTTGCTGAATGGGGGTACCCATTAGTAATGCAAAGCGACAATGGCCCTCCATTCCAAAGCGACAAGTTTGTGCGGACTTGGGAAAACAAGGGGATAAAAATTCGTAAGTCCCTACCCCTGAGCCCACAATCAAACGGAGCCGTCGAAAGGCAGAACGAAGGAATAAAGAGAGCTCTAGCAGCATCTAAGTTGGATGGCATCAACTGGAAATTGGCGTTAAACAAATATGTTCACGTCCACAATAAGGTTCGCCCACTCACTCGACTGGGTGTTACTCCGTTTGAGTTGCTAGTGGGTTGGAAATTCAGGGGAACCTTCCCGGGATTGTGGAAAACAGACTTCGCCGATGAACTGGATCGAGAAGATATCAAAGAAAAGGACGCATTTTCCAAGCTTCAGAGCAAGAAAAACGCTGATCTCAAAAGGAAAGCCAGAGATTCCGATCTAACTGTTGGCGACAAAGTAGTTTTGTCACAGATCAAGCGAAATAAGTCGGACCCAAGCTTCAACCCCGAAAAATTTACAATAGTGGCCAGAGAAGGGGCTAAAATAGTTGTCCAGAGCAATAGAGGAGTTATATACACGAGGAATGTAGGTGACGCGAAGAAAGTATTAGCAGACCCAATTGAACAAGATCAAGAGACGCTTGGGAGTTCGCAAAACTCCAATGTTATCGATGATGACAGTCTACAGCCTAGAAGAG ACGAAACTGCTCCGAGCAACACAAGAACGATGTTTGAGGGATACGAGCAATTACCCGATTTTGATCCAGCTCAGGATGACATAGCAGATACCAGCCGAAAATCTGAAACAG TTCTACCGTACAAAGCCAACGATGAGG